In Oceaniferula marina, the following proteins share a genomic window:
- a CDS encoding cupin domain-containing protein produces the protein MIIQQLDQQEAFTTADGSTIRSILDATNAPVKNQSLAEASLALGGKTDRHYHKLSEEIYFILEGRASMEVGGVFQTVGPGDAILIPPGAWHQIEALSELRFLCCCAPVYSHEDTYF, from the coding sequence ATGATCATTCAGCAGCTAGACCAACAGGAAGCATTTACCACCGCTGACGGTTCAACGATCCGGAGCATTTTGGATGCGACCAATGCTCCGGTGAAAAATCAAAGTCTGGCAGAGGCCAGTTTAGCTTTGGGTGGAAAAACCGATAGGCACTATCACAAGCTCAGTGAGGAAATTTATTTTATTCTTGAGGGGCGGGCTTCGATGGAAGTGGGTGGTGTCTTTCAGACGGTCGGGCCGGGAGATGCCATTTTAATTCCACCCGGTGCCTGGCATCAGATCGAAGCCTTGAGCGAGCTACGCTTCCTTTGCTGTTGTGCTCCCGTGTATTCCCACGAGGATACGTATTTTTAA
- the gltX gene encoding glutamate--tRNA ligase, whose protein sequence is MNDSSIRTRFAPSPTGYLHVGGARTALFNWLYARKHGGSFVLRVEDTDEERNTDEARQAIFDGMSWLGLDWDEGPQANGQTTGEFGPYFQSQRKALYDKWFEKLQADDRVYEDDGAWRFRFERKPVTMQDLICGEVTIDYTNVDNTPDMVIRRSDGSYVFHFVNVVDDLEMKISHVIRGEDHLMNTPKHLQLFEAFGVEPPQYGHIPLILNSDGSKMSKRDTGAAVGSYNEDGYLPEAVFNFLSLLGWSPKDESEVMTVAEIIERFSLEAIVRSPAKFDVEKCAWINQQHLMQLSPDAFASDAAPFVEKAGFTLPENYSQIAASVQEKVRLLTEVPSAIAFFLDPAYAYDTDALNKVRNNEAAAGLLGQLADSLGSLDDWTEAKACIGATAKANGAKPGQLMFPTRIALSGQGGGPDLGDILNILGKEESIRRIQRTVQELSQG, encoded by the coding sequence ATGAACGATTCTTCCATCCGCACCCGATTTGCCCCGTCCCCCACCGGCTACCTCCACGTCGGAGGCGCCCGGACCGCACTGTTCAACTGGCTCTACGCCCGCAAACACGGTGGCAGCTTTGTCCTCCGTGTCGAAGACACCGATGAAGAACGTAACACCGACGAAGCCCGACAGGCCATTTTCGACGGCATGAGCTGGCTCGGACTCGATTGGGATGAGGGCCCCCAGGCCAACGGGCAAACCACCGGAGAATTTGGCCCGTATTTCCAAAGCCAGCGCAAAGCACTCTACGACAAGTGGTTTGAAAAACTTCAAGCCGATGACCGGGTCTACGAAGATGATGGAGCCTGGCGCTTCCGCTTCGAGCGCAAACCCGTCACGATGCAAGACCTCATCTGCGGTGAGGTCACCATCGATTACACTAACGTCGACAACACTCCGGATATGGTCATCCGCCGCTCGGACGGCTCCTACGTCTTCCACTTCGTCAACGTTGTCGATGACCTGGAAATGAAAATCAGTCACGTGATCCGCGGTGAGGACCACCTGATGAATACGCCTAAGCACTTGCAATTATTTGAAGCCTTCGGCGTCGAGCCCCCACAATACGGTCACATCCCGCTAATCCTCAACAGTGATGGATCGAAAATGAGCAAACGGGATACCGGAGCAGCTGTCGGCAGCTACAATGAGGACGGCTACCTACCCGAGGCCGTGTTCAATTTCCTCAGCCTGCTCGGCTGGTCACCAAAAGACGAATCCGAAGTCATGACGGTGGCCGAAATCATCGAGCGCTTCAGCCTCGAAGCCATCGTTCGCTCCCCGGCAAAATTCGACGTCGAAAAATGCGCTTGGATCAACCAACAGCACTTGATGCAACTCTCACCGGACGCCTTCGCCTCGGACGCCGCCCCCTTCGTAGAGAAAGCCGGCTTCACTCTACCGGAGAACTATTCTCAAATAGCAGCTTCCGTTCAGGAAAAGGTCAGGCTCCTCACCGAGGTCCCATCCGCCATCGCCTTTTTCCTCGATCCCGCGTATGCTTACGACACCGATGCCTTGAACAAAGTGCGCAACAATGAAGCGGCGGCTGGTTTACTCGGCCAACTTGCTGACAGCCTCGGCTCCCTCGATGACTGGACCGAGGCCAAAGCCTGTATCGGAGCCACGGCCAAGGCCAACGGCGCCAAACCCGGCCAGCTGATGTTCCCCACCCGGATCGCACTCAGCGGTCAAGGCGGAGGTCCCGATCTCGGAGACATCCTCAACATCCTCGGCAAAGAAGAATCCATCCGCCGTATCCAACGCACCGTTCAAGAACTGAGCCAAGGGTAA
- the aroE gene encoding shikimate dehydrogenase, with translation MKPVYTTTDLASRELLDQGASQPARLAVLGKPIKHSASPGMHQAALDHAGLDMRFIRLEVEPGEIKETLNKMQELGFVGCNITVPHKLEAIDACDQLTEDAQAIGAINTILFDNGSIIGHNTDAPGLARAIHEEFGVDLGDLRVMVLGTGGGAGRAIATQCARLGCDQIWLVNRTVEKAQSLAEELQNYYRQSDHLAGPGDALYAMTPDDPGIEEAAGHADLIINATPLGMQRMDPLPLSGSCIQPHHMVYDAIYTPPVTALLAAANAAGARGANGLSMLLHQGALAFDFWFPGQANTTVMKQGLTGQK, from the coding sequence ATGAAACCCGTCTACACCACAACTGATCTTGCATCACGCGAACTTCTCGATCAGGGGGCTTCGCAACCGGCCCGACTCGCCGTGCTGGGAAAACCCATCAAACATTCCGCTTCCCCCGGCATGCACCAGGCAGCACTCGACCACGCAGGGCTCGACATGCGCTTCATTCGACTCGAGGTCGAACCCGGAGAAATCAAAGAGACCTTAAATAAAATGCAAGAGCTCGGGTTTGTCGGCTGCAACATCACCGTTCCTCATAAACTTGAAGCCATTGATGCCTGTGACCAACTGACCGAAGACGCCCAGGCTATCGGAGCAATTAACACCATCTTGTTCGACAACGGCAGCATCATCGGCCACAACACCGACGCCCCGGGGCTGGCTCGGGCGATCCATGAGGAGTTTGGAGTCGATCTCGGCGACCTTCGGGTCATGGTGCTCGGAACGGGAGGTGGTGCCGGCCGCGCCATCGCCACCCAATGTGCCCGTCTCGGGTGCGACCAGATCTGGCTGGTCAATCGCACGGTGGAAAAAGCACAATCGTTGGCTGAGGAATTACAGAATTATTACCGTCAATCTGATCACCTCGCAGGCCCCGGAGATGCCCTGTATGCGATGACTCCGGATGACCCGGGGATCGAAGAGGCCGCGGGTCACGCCGACCTGATCATCAATGCAACCCCGCTAGGGATGCAGCGCATGGACCCCCTACCGCTTTCCGGCTCCTGTATTCAGCCACACCACATGGTCTACGATGCCATTTACACCCCTCCCGTAACCGCTCTGCTGGCGGCAGCAAATGCTGCAGGAGCACGCGGTGCCAACGGCCTGAGCATGCTCCTCCACCAAGGCGCACTCGCCTTTGATTTCTGGTTCCCAGGCCAAGCCAATACCACCGTCATGAAACAAGGCCTGACAGGCCAAAAGTAG